From Aspergillus fumigatus Af293 chromosome 3, whole genome shotgun sequence, a single genomic window includes:
- the ssu2 gene encoding TDT family transporter produces MGTGIVAILFHLIPFGHTYLHYVSIVFFIFNVVLFAVVLSMSILRYTLYPEIWAVMIQDPTNSLFLATCPMGFATLIEMWVFVCVPAWGDWARTVAWVLWIVDAVAAAHWSFAWQKADEDRISQSYITSLERITALQLLPIAATIVAAGAGAEVAEILPNPQHAMGTVLVSYILWGMGTPLAMTILVIYYQRLAVHKLPSRETIVSCFLPLGPLGFGGFGILYLGKVLRKVVESHEAIDPIAGSIAYTMGLFISLLMWSFGLIWLVFALATIYHASPFPFNMGWWGFTFPLGVYAANTLLLGQQLDLMFFRIFGMILSVAVVLLWLVVAARTVHGAWRGSLFYAPCLQNLKNKEDPAEAPIRQA; encoded by the exons ATGGGCACCGgcatcgtcgccatcctgTTCCATCTCATACCGTTTGGACATACATACCTGCACTACGTATCCATCGTCTTCTTTATCTTCAACGTCGTTCTCTTTGCTGTAGTGCTCTCCATGTCCATCCTCCGGTACACGCTGTACCCCGAGATCTGGGCCGTGATGATCCAGGACCCCACGAACTCACTGTTCCTCGCAACCTGTCCGATGGGTTTTGCGACGCTGATTGAGATGTGGGTGTTCGTCTGCGTGCCGGCCTGGGGGGACTGGGCGAGGACAGTGGCGTGGGTGCTGTGGATTGTCGATGCAGTGGCGGCTGC CCACTGGTCATTTGCTTGGCAAAAGGCTGACGAGGATAGGATTTCGCAATCGTATATAACGTCGCTCGAACGCATCACCGCGCTGCAACTGCTTCCCATCGCGGCGACGATCGTCGCGGCAGGGGCCGGGGCGGAGGTTGCTGAGATCTTGCCAAATCCGCAGCATGCCATGGGTACCGTGCTTGTCTCGTATATCCTCTGGGGTATGGGCACGCCTCTCGCGATGACCATCTTGGTCATATACTACCAGCGTCTGGCGGTGCATAAGCTGCCGTCCCGGGAGACAATTGTCAGTTGTTTCTTGCCGCTGGGACCGTTGGGCTTCGGCGGATTCGG GATTCTGTATCTTGGGAAAGTCCTGCGCAAAGTCGTCGAGAGTCACGAAGCGATCGACCCCATAGCGGGATCGATCGCGTACACCATGGGACTGTTCATCTCGCTGCTCATGTGGAGTTTCGGGTTGATATGGCTTGTATTTGCCCTGGCGACTATCTATCATGCGTCCCCATTCCCTTTCAATATGGGTTGGTGGGGATTCACATTTCCGCTGGGCGTGTATGCGGCGAACACGCTCCTGCTGGGTCAGCAGCTGGATCTGATGTTTTTCAGAATTTTTGGGATG ATACTCAGCGTGGCGGTTGTCCTCCTGTGGCTGGTTGTGGCCGCCCGAACAGTGCACGGTGCATGGCGTGGGAGTCTTTTCTACGCACCTTGTCTACAGAATCTAAAGAACAAGGAGGATCCAGCAGAAGCTCCAATTCGCCAAGCATGA